Within the Fusarium keratoplasticum isolate Fu6.1 chromosome 1, whole genome shotgun sequence genome, the region GTTGCCTTGGTAGTCTCTCAACCCAAGACCATGGCACCTTGGTTCGCACGCACTTTTTTCGAGGGCGACTACTCCCTTTCTCAGCGAACCTCGATTCTTATCACCATCGGTCTATCGGCGCGTGAGCTAGCTGGCTTTGAAGTATCGCAGTATCAGTCAGCTGCTGCTTTCCCATCCAAACGACTCCCTGAGAAGATGGAACAGCTCTACCTCGAACCCGCCAGTaacagcaacaccaacgtCCTCCCTGCCTCCCAGCTCAAGGCACTTCCGCCCAATGCCCTTGACAGCATCTCTCAATCCCTAACATCCTCTTTCCTCGCCCCCCTAGCCGCAGAAGCTGCTGATGCCAACACGGGGCCTGATATCCTCAAGCTGCAGAGCTTCACAGCACGTTACAAGTCCAAGACCAAGTTCAAGCCTCGTGTGCGCGCCATCCCCAACACTACAGCCGCCCTCCTCgcgtcgtccttcttctcgccgcTCACGGCTCACTTCCAGGTCGCCCTCCGCTCTGCAAAGCCCATCATCCTCAATCCCGCACTCCTGGCGCTGTATCTGCAGACTCTCGGTATCATCGTCCATGCCGTGGGACCTTCCACACTTTCACTTCCTCAGCTGACGGCGGAGTTGTGGGATCTGCTTCTCGGCGTAAGGGTACATGTCTTGGGCGATCTCGGTGCTATGAAGGGATGGCTCGTGGCCATGGCTTCACTCTTAGAAGTCAACGGTGGCGACATGCGTCGACTCTGCGAAGTGCAGGGCAGggaggtgatggagacgagagagTGGGTAGCCATGGTATTCGAGAGAACGAGAGGAGAGGACGGTGGGGAGGAGAATGAGGTCAAGATGTTGGCTGCAGGTGTGTTGATCAAGTTGGGCGAGGCCATTGAGAAGTATCAAGCTTTGTTGATGGGAGACATGATTGGGTTTCAATAGGCAGTCCAAACAAAGAAGCCAGAGATGGGATCAAGACTATTATTGAGGCATTCTATTCGTGATTAAGATTCATGATCATACGTCATGTCATGCAAGACGGCATCCGTCCCAGATCCAAGGCCCAAAGATGCTACTAAACTCATTCCGAGTGTGATCGAATTATATCATCTCTCCTCCCTATCCTGGCTTGATAATGCAAACTGTAGTAGATCAAGGTGTGTCGCCGATAGACTCGACCCTGGTTGTGCTCGCTCGACGAATGGGCAGGCCTGACAGATATGTATTCGCCTGATTGAGATGGTCGCTGAGGCTCATGGCCATTCGACGAagttcctccttgacctgctcaGACGACGCCTGGCCCTCCATCACCTGGGGTGAAGGCGCAGTAGGGGCAGGTGGAAGGAATGGCCTTTGCTGGAACGAGCGGGTGTAATCGTCTTGAAACGATGGTGGCGGCTCCTGTAGAGGCGACGGTTGGCGGGGGATCTCAGCGATTGTTGTTGGCTGGGGGGTGAATGACTCGGGGTCCGTATCCACGAATTCACTCAAAGAGTATGGCCTCTCGCTGCCGTTTGTTTGCGGGGGTTGGGATGGCCCTTGTGGCGGTGGCTGCTGGGCTTGGAATAGCGGTTGTGGTTGCTGGAATGACGGCTGGGGATCGTGCCGTTGGGTGTCGTTGAGGGAGAGATCCGCGATGGCATTGGCGTACTCCGAGTCGTCTGATACATAGATGGAGGGTTCCCGGATAGTATTGGGCATCACATAAAGAGAGGCGTGTTTCTCTAACTCGAACGGGTTCGCTCCGCCCATTTCTGAGCCAGCTATCGAGCCCACGTCTGAGTGTGATGTAGACGGTCGGGGATAATCATTGATAGGATCTGCCAGACTCATATCCAAATCGATGAGACTCCCTGACGACGCTCGGTTGTTTATTGGCGAAGGAACTGCCAGATCATTAAACTGAGAGGACGGTTGGATTGGCTCAGTGGGTGGGTGAATGAGACGGCTGGTGCTCGGCCCCTGGTCATCATTGAAGGGGAACCTGAACATCTCGGGGTTCGCTGAGGCAGGCGGGGCCATGGATGGGAATTTCCAATCTTGAGTCCGCCGATTGTTGTTTAGTTCCGGATCACTAAGTGGCGGCTTGTTGTAAGACACATCGCCAAAGTCATAGTCTGTCGATGCTCTAGGATCCCCCGCCCGGATGGTGTTCATATCAACAAACTCGGAGAGGTTGCTCCCGTCCAAAGACGCGTCAAGATCAATCAGAGATTCCCTCACGCCCTGGGACTGGGACGAGTCATCTCGCAGGGGCAAGTCCGAAgccgggggaggagggggagggggataGTCtagggagggaggaggaaaacGACCATAGTACGCCCGGGAGTTGTCCTCATAGTTCGAAATGGTATTCGGATcaaagagcttctccagagGCGCTTTAACCGAAGGCAGATGTGGCGGAGGACGTCGGCGCGACTTTGGCTTCTGGGTGCGCGACGCATCGTCGTAGCCATCTTGCCTGAGGTCGATACTAGACCCATAGACATCATAGACCGCTTGGTCATTATCCATCTTAAGGACTTGTTGATCGAATGCAGCGGTCGTACTAAAATTCCACTCATCGTTTTCGTATCCTGTCGGCGCGAAATCCGACggcccttgagctcctcctgcagagaagagagattTGCGGTTTCCGCCCTTAGCTTCCCACAACTTGTAACCCTTAACCAGCTGTGCGAGAGTAGATGTCGGGAACATCTCCTGCGTGTTATGTAAGTATCGATGATGTTGAACCTCCTCGATTGTTGGGCGCTTCTTGGGATCGTCCTCCAAGCAATACGCCACAAGGTCCTTCAGGCCCGGTGAATATCGATCACCTTCAAGGCGAGGGATATGTTGCTTCAGATAGGAGCCCAGCCTGTTGAAATCCATGCCAGCCGCCACATTAGGCGGCAAGCCCGAGGCAATCTCGTAGACCATGGCGCCAAAGGCCCAGATGTCAACTTCAGTGCCGTACGAGGCAGCAGGATCAAAGAGCTCGGGGGCCATCCAATGCGGCGTGCCGATGACGGTTGAACGCTTGTCAAACTTGGTCTCGATAACACCGGCGACACCGAAATCGCAGAGCTGAACGTCTCCAACCTCGGTGACGAGAATGTTTGCGCACTTGATATCTCGGTGGATGATGCCCTCCTTGTGTACCCAGTGGACTGCCTCAGCCACCTCGCGCAGGATGGGTATTATCCATTTCTCTTGGAGACCACCGGGTGAGGTTGGCTTCATGAGGGTGGCCACACTGCCTCCAGCGCAGTACTCTGTGATCATCCACATGGACTGGCCTACCGGCAGGGCCTCGATAACATGATTGATGTTCTTTGCGCCCGTGTCGCTCAACAACTTCAGGGCGctgatctccttgagcaAGTCGCTGTATGTGTCGGCGAACTTGGGGTTGGGAATGGCAGTGTCACTCTCCTCAATGTCGATAATCTTGACAGCGACCAGTTGGTTTGTTGTTAGAGAAGTGGCCTTGTAGACGCGGCCGAAGCTGCCCTTGCCGATGAGCTCCGATAGGCGGTACTCAGGGGGGTCCTTTCCGGTCTTTGAGCACTGCTCGGTGACGAGCTTTTgcatcttcttggcatcctcgatggcctttTGCTTGGTGACGGAGAAGTCCGGGCCTCTAACCTGGAGCGACGCCATATTGATGGGATCTTGGTGCCCGTCTGGGGCTGAGCTGCCTGAGCCGGGGAGAAGAcggacttgggcttggggcGTTTGGCGGGACTAGAGAGCTTGGGGAAGGACCGTTTGGTTCACGTCATGGTATCCTTAGCCTGATCACGTGTCGCTAAACTGGGCGGCCGTGATCCTTGACCAGAAAACGAGAAGCGAAGATGGGTGGTGTTGAAACTGAGATCGTTGGACATGTTGGAAAGGGGCCACTTGACGCTTGTCGTTCAGTGTCTGACACGGCACGCACGAGCCTCGCGTCACAGCAGCCGCCATCCTGGTAGCCAATGGGCGGGGGATGTGGCGGTGCGGGACAAGTCAGGGTGGCTAGTGAGTGTGCCAGTACAATAGAAGACAACAAAGACGATGGGACGGGAATTGTCTTCAAAGCAACCCCTGGCTCGGATTTGACGTATTAGTCCCCCTCCATTATCAGTCTGGCCTGAATCAAAATCAACCAACTTTTTAAGTTCTCTCGTGCTTTTACCCAATTCATCTATGCCACAGTTGGAAACCAACACGCAAGCTAATTCTTCAAGTGCATGAGTCAGCCCAGCCAACTATCGAAAGGCCCTTCTTCGCACCGCTAGTGTAACCAGCAAAAGTGCAATGAAAAGCAGCCAACTAAAGAAACTTCGCGTCACTTGGAGGCAGTGTGATACCAAGGACACTCTGAGGCGGGCTCGGGCTACGCAAGCGCAACCAAGAGCTTAACCCCGACGAAGCAAAAAATTAAGTCAACTTGTTTGGAAGGGCGATGAACCCATGCCAGGGGTTAACCTGTGCAAGAACAGATACTACACTTGATCTAAGCCGAATGGCAaaggaagctgaggaggaaagaagagagTGCCAGAGTCGGGGAGCATGAGGGCTCTTTTATACTCGGACACATCGTCTATGAAGCCTTGAATCTGAGGATTGAAGTACAGAACCTGACGATCCCACGTCAATGTCAATCACTCTCGTCGAATCGCAGGCAGCTGCCTAGTCAGGGCTGAGACGGGCGATCATCGCTGCCTAGAGTTTCCATTAGAAAACTGTGGGTGGGGATCGACAAGCATACAGTACCCCGATAAAGACCGGACATTTGAAGACCACGCCGACCCGGGATCTCGTTCGCCGACCGGTCCCAGGGGCTGGGGATTCGGCCGATAAAGAGGGCCCAATAGTCCAGTGCGCGATGGCGCCGTCAACTAAACAACTAGAATCGGTCACTTCGCCAAAGAACGATGCCGAGGCTTGCAGATACAGAAGCTGTCCGTGCGCCGACCGAGGCAACGCGCCACGGAATGACACTGAAAGAAGTCTGTTTGATCGCGACGTTTATCGAATCTCGAGCTCATCGCCACATGAACTGACAAACGGCATTCTGCAAATGTCTCGGGCTACTGGTCCCCCTTGTTGTCAAGGTGCGCCTTTATTTCCACGGGCTGCGAAACAAGTCCGCGGTCATGGCCACCAACAGCCTCTGTTCAGCGTCAAAGCACACCTGCAGCCGCCTTCCCCAGAAGGACAAGGCTTGAAACAGAAGAGAAAGGGGGCTCACATTCGAGAGCTTCTAATGGCTGGCGGTTTTTTGGTCCCAGCTGAACGGACTtggccaacaccaagcaaACGCCAACCGTTGGTGCCAGCTCGGAATGAGCGAGCCTGCTCTCGGTGGTTACTAATCGAGGGGCGAGGCTTTATCCGTCGATCACCTCTCGGCGGTTTGACTGGTTTCTGCTGGTATGGCCCATCTGACCCATTCCAAGGTGCTGGGTAGTGCGGCCTGAAGATGATATCAGAGTTGGAAGCAATACCGAGACCATCGAAACCACTACGAGCATGACAAATATCGACTCGAATCGTTGAAACACACATCGGCGGTAGGTCCCGACATTGTTCGGGTTGACGTCATGTAttcatctccctcatcacAAGCAAAAAGCCCTCTACTAAACAAGCTCCCAACGGAAAGCCTCTCCATCTAAGCCATCACTCCCAAGATCGCGGTCATCTTGGCTAGTCCCGTCAAAGCCCGGCCCCTAGCCTCGACTCCCCGCGACGCCGATCTCATTCTCCACGTCCGTGCCCCCCTTTTTCCTTTGAGATTCACGAGTCAGTAcctgcatctgcatcgaTCCCCCTGGCTGGGAGTGTGCGAGAGTGCTGAACGGTGcgtccttgatggcgtccGTGATAGGCTCGAGCCACACCTCGCCTCATCATCGGATGCTCGGCTTACATCTGGCGCGAACTGTTGGATCGAAGGGCCTCTGAAATGCTACTACCGATACGGCAGCTACCTTACTGTAGCTAGTCCTGCCCGGGAGGTGGGACGGCGCATGAGGGCTGGATCCCACGCTCAGGGTCGTTCAAGTATTACAGTACGTAGTAGGTGATGATCCTCAAAAAGAAGCTTGTTCCATGTCGAGGCTTGAATCCCCTGGCCCTTTTGGTCTGTATCTATCTTCAGTATCCATCATTCAGTTTCCCATCTCCTTCCTGATGACTGCCGGACTCCATGCAGCCCGAAGcccagcagcatcaccaccatcatcatggcaacCGTAGGTGAAGAGTACTTGAAGGCGCACTCGGAAAGCGAGTCCATCGCGCCTCTGCCAGCCAGCCTCCGCAACggtctcatcgccatctccgtctttgctctgctctccttcctcctcgcctcaaCTCTCTTTCTATACTTGACCTACAAACTCCTGGCATGGCACATCCAGAAGAAGACTCGCGCCGACAACATCGCGAGAAACATCCCCGACCCTGAACCCGTGACCGACTTTACTTATCAGGAGGGGCCGTTTGGGCCTCAGGGGCAGTCTTCGAGGGCAGTACACGGCCAGAGCGCCGAgcgcatcaaggctgccggAAACAGCCCTCCCAACCAgttcctcatcctcgtcttcaacctcatcatcgccgataTGCACCAGGGCGCTGCCTTTCTTCTGAGCGTTACCTGGATCCAGAGAGGCGGCATCTTTATCAACACTCCTACATGCTTTGTTCAGGGTCTCTTTGATTCCAACGGGGACTTGTCATCTAGTTTGTTCATTACAGCCATTGCCGTCCACACATATCTCTCCGTCGTCAAAGACTATCGACCACCCCAAAGGATCTTGTATGCAGTCATTGTAGCCATATGGATATTTGTCTACTCGCTAGCCATTATCCCTTTGCTGGCCACAAATAATGGCAGGAATGTCGGGGGTTACTATGTTCGCGCAGGCCCATGGGTAAGTCTCCTGTTAAGGAGGTCACTCATCGATTGCTACTATACTAACACGGTTCAAGTGCTGGATTAACGACGCCTACGAAAATCTTCGACTTCTCACTCATTACCTCTTTATTTTCCTTTCTCTCGTCACAACCAGTGTTCTCTACATCGCCATATACATATCGCTTAGACGACAGGCCAAGGAGACCGCAGAAAAAGACGGCTCGAATAACACCCGAGTCAGGTTCAACCACAACCCGGCCTTCCTTGTGTACCCTCTGATCTACGTCATGTGTACTCTTcctctcgccctcggccgTATCGCCACCATGGCTGGCGCCCACGTTCCTATGGGATACTACTGCTTCGCTGGAACCCTCATCGCCAGCAACGGATCCTTTGATTGTCTGCTGTTCGGCACGACCCGACACGCCATTGTTTTCGGTTCCAAAGACGATGTCGATATTGAGGACACGGGCCTCGAGACCTTTGCCTTTATGCGTACCCCTGCCAACCGATACGGCAACACTGTCTGGATCCAAGGCGGAGAGTCCCATTCCGGCGGAGTTGGGGGATGGTGGCAACGACTGGGGAGCAGGTCTGACAAGGTATCAGGAGCCCTGCGCACCCGGACCATCAGCCAGGAGTCTCTGAGGAGTGCAGCACGCAACGAGATAGCCATCCAGATGGATGTGGTCACGTCCGTGGCGGTGGAAATTGAGGCGGACAAGGATAGAGATCCGAGATTCCCTGACCCGTCGATGAGCCAGACTCCATCGCTGAGCAGCGGAGAGAAGCATGTCATGAGGAGTTTCTAGGGCAGGCCTTTGTGACTCGCTCAGACCCCATTCATTATTTGATTGAGGGTACCGAGACATGCTGTATATAGACCGAGAACACCTATCCATACATACCTAGATACCCAACATTCTGTACTCTTGGATCATACCATAGCCAAGATCTAGTCTTTTAATCTAAGCATTTCTATCAAGACATCTCTATAAAACAAGTCCTGTGAAGCCTTCTACCACACCGCACACACTGTCTGGATAAGCTTACTTGGTGTCACGAAGATCCCTTTAGCCTCTCGACCATCTTGCCATGCACCCCTTTCCACCCATCCTCGCACGAACCTTTGACCACACCCACAAGCAATCTAGAACATGCAATGACGACATCCTCGACGATCTCGCACCTCCCatcttctgcctcctcgaTCTGCCACACCGTCTCCAGTACCATGCCCATCGGACCTCTCATACGGATGAAGACCCCCCTCTCAAGGTTAAAGAACTCTGCATTGCTGACAACGTCGGAGTCCCAGAGGCCCGCCGGCAGGGCATGCACCCTGTCTGTGATTGAATAGCACTTGGGCGAGGCGACGACGGGCTGACCCCCGGGAGGAGGTGCAGGCGCCGGATCCTGGGACGTCTGCAGAGCCTCGTACTTGATCATGTGAGGGTCGCACTTGATGAAGAACTCGTGGTCGTGCAGCATCTCGACACCCTTGGACGCTGGGATGCCAGCGGGGATGGCTGAGACGTGCCGGATCTGGGCCGTAGTCCGGAACATGttttcctcgagaagaaaTAAAGAGGCGTCACGGAAGTGGTGAAAAGCTCATGTGGCTGCAGCTGTTGGAGGGAGGGCTGGTTATGGTTTTGCGCGGGCGTTTTGGTGTGTTGATTGCGGGATGATACAGTAACTGTAACCGCTGAGCCAGTGACAGGTTTGGAGTTGGAGGGTagaggctgaagatggcGGCGGAGGTGGCGCCCTGGTTTTAAGAGCGAGACATCATAGCGTAGCGCATGGTAGAGTAGCATTTGCCCGGGTTAGAGGTATGGGGATTCCAGTTTCATGGGAGGAGAGATGCAACCCTCATCTCCTCATGTTGCGCCTCGGTGGTGATTAGCTACAGTAGCTGCGGCTGCGGTTACAGCCCGGACGGTTAttgtctcgtcttgtctGAGCGTCCATGCGTTGGTGCTTGTCAAGTCGTGGCGGCACGGGTCGAACCGCAGTGATTGTTGTGAGGATATTGTGATGTCGCATTCAATAATGGTAAAATCATCTTGCCCGTCATATTCTGAAGTAGACACTCCAAGAAGGACTCGTATTAAGGGTATGTgctcttcttttcccttctCATGACATCCTAGTCTGTTCAGATTTCGAAGTGGTCATTGCTTCGCCAAGGAATTCAACGACGAGCCATGGCTAAAGTATACAACAAATCAAGCAACAAGGCTTGAAAAGATGAGTAAAGTAAAACTGACAAATTTCTCCCATCGAAATCAATGGGCAATAGCACAATTCCATTTGGGTCACTAAGAACTGTATACGTCGAAATAATTGTAGTGCAAATGGTTGCCTACGATCGTCAGGGCCGTCATGGCGATTCCCAAGACACCACATAGACGTCATGTGACTTCGCGATTCCCGCTTTGCCTCCCAGCGCGGTCTCGCGTGTAGCGTTAACCCCCATCCCACTTTGACTGATTCTCGTGCTCCTCGCAAGTCGTCGTGTCTGCCCCTTGGGCGTTAACCCCCATCTCAATCCTTCCCGATTAGGCCTTTCTTGGATTTTTCATGCAGTGATTCAACGCCCCTGGTTTCCGTCGTCTCAAATCACCCTTCACAATGGTTACGTCAACCAAATCCAATCGATCCCGCACACCAAGGAAGCCCGCTTCCAACTTCTCAAAAAAgcccgtcaaggccaaccaGAGCATCCTCAGCTTCTTCAAAAAGGAAGGGAAGCAGGAGACGTCGCTTTTCTTGGGTGCAGCGCCGCAAActgtcgatgatgaagacatTTACACTGCCGACGACACGGCTCGATACAACGAGGATGAATCGCCCagcaagagaaggaagctAAGCGAAGAACCCGAAAATGCAACAAAGAAGGAATCAATTATAAAAACTGAGACGGCGGTCACCGTGAATCAACCCTCGTCGCCTCCCAAGGCAGACAATGCCTCACGGCCAAAGCAACCCAAGCCCAAAATCAAGACCCCTTTCGTGATGGACTCGGATAGCGAGGACGAAGGCGAGGACGAACCCGAGACAAAAACCGCCAACAAGGAAACTAAAGAGACTGGCCAATGTACAAAGCTACCCCCAAATCACGAGGTCCAAATGGACGGTTTTGCTAAGGACGACAACAAGGACGCAGAAAGCAGGACCCCCACGTTGAAACAGGACGACTCGACATACGAACAATTCGACCACCTCCAGGACGTCGCCGATGAAGACTTACTCGAATTAGACGACCTCGAAGGTGAAGAGACACGTGAGATGCGGTTCATGAGGGAGCAAGCCCGgctcgaggctgaagaagccgGGGGCGTTGAGCATGAAGACTTTGCAGATGACACCCTCGATGATGGTTCCATGATAGAGAGTTGTCCCATTTGCAACGGGAGTCTAGCCGGCATCTCCACGGATGAAGCAACTCGACATGTCAACTCTTGCCTCGACGGAAATCCGATCCCCTTATCAAACAAGCAGAACCAAGCCCCGACAAAGCCACCCGAGCCCTCCAAGACAGAGTCGACTGAGGTCATTAAAAGGTTTGAGCGGGCTGCTATTCCTAGGCCCGGCCAAGCCAATCCTTTCAAGATGAATCCCTCAGGCTCCGCACCTAAATCAGCATTTGCAAAGCTCATGTCAAACAATGCTGAGGATTCGGCGTGGGCAGAagccgctgctgctgaaCACTCTTCTCGAGGGAAGCAGGCTTATGAGAGGACGTGCCCCTTTTACAAGATCATGCCTGGCTTCTCCATCTGCGTTGATGCCTTTCGTTATGGCGCTGTTGAGGGTTGCAAGGCGTACTTTTTGAGTCACTTTCACAGCGACCACTACATTGGCCTAACAGCTAAATGGAGACATGGGCCTATATACTGTAGCAAGGTTACCGGTAGTCTGGTCAAGCAACAACTTCGAACCGCAGAGAAGTGGGTTGTCGagctcgagtttgagaagccCTACGACATCCCTGGAACTGATGGGGCATCAGTCACCATGATACCTGCAAACCACTGCCCAGGGAGCTCCCTGTTCCTCTTTCAGAAGAATATGAAGCATGGGATAGGTAGTCGAGTTCAGCGCATCTTGCATTGTGGAGACTTTCGGGCTTGTCCTGCTCAAGTCCAGCATCCACTACTCAAACCAGAGATCGTCGACTCCATCTCAGGAAAGGTCAAGCAGCAAAAGATTGACATCTGCTACTTGGACACGACATATCTCAATCCCCGTTACTCGTTCCCGCCCCAAAACGACGTCATCAAAGCCTGTGCCGACTTGTGCGGATCAATGTCGCCTGACCCTGATTGCAAAGATGATGTATGGGACAAAGCCAGTGCCCAGGGAACTCAGGGCGTCAGCAAGTTCTTCAAGGG harbors:
- a CDS encoding Protein kinase domain-containing protein is translated as MASLQVRGPDFSVTKQKAIEDAKKMQKLVTEQCSKTGKDPPEYRLSELIGKGSFGRVYKATSLTTNQLVAVKIIDIEESDTAIPNPKFADTYSDLLKEISALKLLSDTGAKNINHVIEALPVGQSMWMITEYCAGGSVATLMKPTSPGGLQEKWIIPILREVAEAVHWVHKEGIIHRDIKCANILVTEVGDVQLCDFGVAGVIETKFDKRSTVIGTPHWMAPELFDPAASYGTEVDIWAFGAMVYEIASGLPPNVAAGMDFNRLGSYLKQHIPRLEGDRYSPGLKDLVAYCLEDDPKKRPTIEEVQHHRYLHNTQEMFPTSTLAQLVKGYKLWEAKGGNRKSLFSAGGAQGPSDFAPTGYENDEWNFSTTAAFDQQVLKMDNDQAVYDVYGSSIDLRQDGYDDASRTQKPKSRRRPPPHLPSVKAPLEKLFDPNTISNYEDNSRAYYGRFPPPSLDYPPPPPPPASDLPLRDDSSQSQGVRESLIDLDASLDGSNLSEFVDMNTIRAGDPRASTDYDFGDVSYNKPPLSDPELNNNRRTQDWKFPSMAPPASANPEMFRFPFNDDQGPSTSRLIHPPTEPIQPSSQFNDLAVPSPINNRASSGSLIDLDMSLADPINDYPRPSTSHSDVGSIAGSEMGGANPFELEKHASLYVMPNTIREPSIYVSDDSEYANAIADLSLNDTQRHDPQPSFQQPQPLFQAQQPPPQGPSQPPQTNGSERPYSLSEFVDTDPESFTPQPTTIAEIPRQPSPLQEPPPSFQDDYTRSFQQRPFLPPAPTAPSPQVMEGQASSEQVKEELRRMAMSLSDHLNQANTYLSGLPIRRASTTRVESIGDTP
- a CDS encoding G-PROTEIN-RECEP-F1-2 domain-containing protein; translated protein: MATVGEEYLKAHSESESIAPLPASLRNGLIAISVFALLSFLLASTLFLYLTYKLLAWHIQKKTRADNIARNIPDPEPVTDFTYQEGPFGPQGQSSRAVHGQSAERIKAAGNSPPNQFLILVFNLIIADMHQGAAFLLSVTWIQRGGIFINTPTCFVQGLFDSNGDLSSSLFITAIAVHTYLSVVKDYRPPQRILYAVIVAIWIFVYSLAIIPLLATNNGRNVGGYYVRAGPWCWINDAYENLRLLTHYLFIFLSLVTTSVLYIAIYISLRRQAKETAEKDGSNNTRVRFNHNPAFLVYPLIYVMCTLPLALGRIATMAGAHVPMGYYCFAGTLIASNGSFDCLLFGTTRHAIVFGSKDDVDIEDTGLETFAFMRTPANRYGNTVWIQGGESHSGGVGGWWQRLGSRSDKVSGALRTRTISQESLRSAARNEIAIQMDVVTSVAVEIEADKDRDPRFPDPSMSQTPSLSSGEKHVMRSF